From a region of the Falco peregrinus isolate bFalPer1 chromosome 5, bFalPer1.pri, whole genome shotgun sequence genome:
- the NR1D2 gene encoding nuclear receptor subfamily 1 group D member 2 isoform X3, protein MEVCAGGVIAYISSSSSASSPASCHSESSDSGFQSSSSPVPSSPNSSSSESGCNGRSSEGSDGAPKSDRLEETIKTNQSSVAGLTKGHNGVTKFNGMVLLCKVCGDVASGFHYGVHACEGCKGFFRRSIQQNIQYKKCLKNNNCSIMRMNRNRCQQCRFKKCLSVGMSRDAVRFGRIPKREKQRMLIEMQSAMKTMMNSQFSGHLPNEALTELQDQAPQEDLSSKPKQERETIKSPSPPPGTDMAKEEVIGMVTRAHKDTFMYNQEQSQNPAEMMQSQTGERVSKNTEQYILSSEHRVSGLSGPQYPESEQHLAGGQYKGRSAVHYPSGHTMCFTNGHCMNFTSGYTQQLCDRIPEDGFSPNKNATYSCSTGGRMHLVCPMSKTPHVDPNKSGHEVWEEFSLSFTPAVKEVVEFAKRIPGFRDLSQHDQVNLLKAGTFEVLMVRFASLFDAKERTVTFLSGKKYSVDDLHSMGAGDLLNSMFEFSEKLNALQLSDEEMSLFTAVVLVSADRSGIENVNSVEALQETLIRALRTLIMKNHPNEASIFTKLLLKLPDLRSLNNMHSEELLAFKVHP, encoded by the exons ATGGAAGTCTGCGCGG GGGGTGTGATAGCTTACATCAGCTCTTCAAGCTCGGCATCTAGCCCAGCCTCATGTCACAGCGAGAGCTCAGACAGCGGTTTCCAGTCATCCTCTTCTCCTGTACCATCTTCTCCAAACAGCTCCTCTTCAGAGAGTGGCTGCAACGGCCGGAGCAGCGAGGGCTCTGATGGGGCACCGAAGAGTGATCGGCTGGAGGAGACTATTAAAACAAACCAGTCGAGTGTTGCTGGTTTGACAAAAGGCCATAATGGAGTCACAA AATTTAATGGCATGGTTCTTCTTTGTAAAGTCTGTGGAGATGTCGCTTCAGGATTTCATTATGGTGTTCATGCCTGTGAAGGCTGCAAG ggttttttcagAAGGAGCATTCAGCAAAACATCCAGTATAAGAAGTGCTTGAAGAATAACAACTGCTCTATAATGAGAATGAATAGGAACAGATGCCAGCAGTGTCGTTTCAAAAAATGCCTGTCAGTTGGGATGTCAAGAGATG CTGTTCGATTTGGTCGCATTCCCAAAcgtgaaaaacagaggatgctGATTGAAATGCAGAGTGCCATGAAAACTATGATGAACAGTCAGTTCAGCGGTCACTTACCCAATGAAGCATTAACAGAACTTCAAGATCAAGCACCTCAAGAAGACCTTTCCTCCAAGCCCAAACAAGAGCGGGAGACCATCAAAAGCCCTTCTCCCCCTCCTGGCACTGACATGGCTAAGGAAGAAGTGATTGGTATGGTCACTAGGGCCCACAAAGACACTTTCATGTACAACCAAGAACAGTCCCAAAACCCAGCAGAGATGATGCAGTCCCAGACTGGGGAGAGAGTGTCAAAGAACACTGAGCAGTACATCTTGAGCAGCGAGCACCGTGTTAGTGGGCTCAGTGGTCCTCAGTACCCTGAAAGTGAGCAGCACCTTGCTGGTGGACAGTACAAAGGGAGAAGCGCAGTGCATTATCCAAGTGGGCACACCATGTGTTTTACAAACGGCCACTGTATGAACTTCACGAGTGGTTATACTCAGCAGCTGTGTGATAGGATCCCAGAAGACGGCTTTTCTCCAAACAAGAATGCCACTTATTCTTGCAGCACTGGAGGAAGAATGCATCTG GTCTGCCCAATGAGTAAGACTCCCCATGTGGACCCAAACAAGTCTGGCCATGAAGTCTGGGAAGAGTTTTCCCTGAGTTTTACCCCTGCGGTGAAGGAAGTGGTGGAGTTTGCCAAGCGCATCCCAGGTTTCCGAGATCTCTCCCAACATGACCAGGTTAATCTTCTGAAGGCTGGGACCTTTGAG GTTTTAATGGTACGGTTTGCGTCTTTGTTTGATGCAAAGGAACGTACCGTCACCTTCCTGAGTGGAAAGAAGTACAGTGTGGACGACTTGCATTCAATGGGAGCTGGTGATCTGCTCAACTCAATGTTTGAATTTAGTGAAAAACTAAATGCCCTGCAACTTAGTGATGAGGAAATGAGTTTGTTTACAGCGGTTGTCCTGGTATCTGCCG ATCGCTCCGGAATAGAAAATGTCAATTCTGTGGAGGCACTTCAGGAAACACTAATCCGTGCATTAAGGACCTTAATCATGAAAAATCACCCAAATGAAGCCTCTATTTTCACAAAACTTCTTTTGAAATTACCTGACTTGCGTTCCTTAAACAACATGCACTCTGAAGAACTCTTGGCCTTTAAAGTTCACCCATAG
- the NR1D2 gene encoding nuclear receptor subfamily 1 group D member 2 isoform X1, whose translation MDPPGEPCAPCVYVPRGVRAHWPCGAVTRGLHNSAGAAARGGWRRGHVRRAGGRCFGGVIAYISSSSSASSPASCHSESSDSGFQSSSSPVPSSPNSSSSESGCNGRSSEGSDGAPKSDRLEETIKTNQSSVAGLTKGHNGVTKFNGMVLLCKVCGDVASGFHYGVHACEGCKGFFRRSIQQNIQYKKCLKNNNCSIMRMNRNRCQQCRFKKCLSVGMSRDAVRFGRIPKREKQRMLIEMQSAMKTMMNSQFSGHLPNEALTELQDQAPQEDLSSKPKQERETIKSPSPPPGTDMAKEEVIGMVTRAHKDTFMYNQEQSQNPAEMMQSQTGERVSKNTEQYILSSEHRVSGLSGPQYPESEQHLAGGQYKGRSAVHYPSGHTMCFTNGHCMNFTSGYTQQLCDRIPEDGFSPNKNATYSCSTGGRMHLVCPMSKTPHVDPNKSGHEVWEEFSLSFTPAVKEVVEFAKRIPGFRDLSQHDQVNLLKAGTFEVLMVRFASLFDAKERTVTFLSGKKYSVDDLHSMGAGDLLNSMFEFSEKLNALQLSDEEMSLFTAVVLVSADRSGIENVNSVEALQETLIRALRTLIMKNHPNEASIFTKLLLKLPDLRSLNNMHSEELLAFKVHP comes from the exons ATGGACCCGCCGGGCGAGCCATGTGCGCCCTGTGTTTACGTTCCGCGCGGCGTGCGCGCCCATTGGCCGTGCGGGGCGGTGACGCGCGGATTGCATAATAgtgccggggcggcggcgcggggcggctgGCGGCGCGGACACGtgaggcgggcgggcggccgctgTTTTG GGGGTGTGATAGCTTACATCAGCTCTTCAAGCTCGGCATCTAGCCCAGCCTCATGTCACAGCGAGAGCTCAGACAGCGGTTTCCAGTCATCCTCTTCTCCTGTACCATCTTCTCCAAACAGCTCCTCTTCAGAGAGTGGCTGCAACGGCCGGAGCAGCGAGGGCTCTGATGGGGCACCGAAGAGTGATCGGCTGGAGGAGACTATTAAAACAAACCAGTCGAGTGTTGCTGGTTTGACAAAAGGCCATAATGGAGTCACAA AATTTAATGGCATGGTTCTTCTTTGTAAAGTCTGTGGAGATGTCGCTTCAGGATTTCATTATGGTGTTCATGCCTGTGAAGGCTGCAAG ggttttttcagAAGGAGCATTCAGCAAAACATCCAGTATAAGAAGTGCTTGAAGAATAACAACTGCTCTATAATGAGAATGAATAGGAACAGATGCCAGCAGTGTCGTTTCAAAAAATGCCTGTCAGTTGGGATGTCAAGAGATG CTGTTCGATTTGGTCGCATTCCCAAAcgtgaaaaacagaggatgctGATTGAAATGCAGAGTGCCATGAAAACTATGATGAACAGTCAGTTCAGCGGTCACTTACCCAATGAAGCATTAACAGAACTTCAAGATCAAGCACCTCAAGAAGACCTTTCCTCCAAGCCCAAACAAGAGCGGGAGACCATCAAAAGCCCTTCTCCCCCTCCTGGCACTGACATGGCTAAGGAAGAAGTGATTGGTATGGTCACTAGGGCCCACAAAGACACTTTCATGTACAACCAAGAACAGTCCCAAAACCCAGCAGAGATGATGCAGTCCCAGACTGGGGAGAGAGTGTCAAAGAACACTGAGCAGTACATCTTGAGCAGCGAGCACCGTGTTAGTGGGCTCAGTGGTCCTCAGTACCCTGAAAGTGAGCAGCACCTTGCTGGTGGACAGTACAAAGGGAGAAGCGCAGTGCATTATCCAAGTGGGCACACCATGTGTTTTACAAACGGCCACTGTATGAACTTCACGAGTGGTTATACTCAGCAGCTGTGTGATAGGATCCCAGAAGACGGCTTTTCTCCAAACAAGAATGCCACTTATTCTTGCAGCACTGGAGGAAGAATGCATCTG GTCTGCCCAATGAGTAAGACTCCCCATGTGGACCCAAACAAGTCTGGCCATGAAGTCTGGGAAGAGTTTTCCCTGAGTTTTACCCCTGCGGTGAAGGAAGTGGTGGAGTTTGCCAAGCGCATCCCAGGTTTCCGAGATCTCTCCCAACATGACCAGGTTAATCTTCTGAAGGCTGGGACCTTTGAG GTTTTAATGGTACGGTTTGCGTCTTTGTTTGATGCAAAGGAACGTACCGTCACCTTCCTGAGTGGAAAGAAGTACAGTGTGGACGACTTGCATTCAATGGGAGCTGGTGATCTGCTCAACTCAATGTTTGAATTTAGTGAAAAACTAAATGCCCTGCAACTTAGTGATGAGGAAATGAGTTTGTTTACAGCGGTTGTCCTGGTATCTGCCG ATCGCTCCGGAATAGAAAATGTCAATTCTGTGGAGGCACTTCAGGAAACACTAATCCGTGCATTAAGGACCTTAATCATGAAAAATCACCCAAATGAAGCCTCTATTTTCACAAAACTTCTTTTGAAATTACCTGACTTGCGTTCCTTAAACAACATGCACTCTGAAGAACTCTTGGCCTTTAAAGTTCACCCATAG
- the NR1D2 gene encoding nuclear receptor subfamily 1 group D member 2 isoform X2, whose amino-acid sequence MAGSGVLGHGVAHMAAVHVCLLCHYVLPFFLALGGVIAYISSSSSASSPASCHSESSDSGFQSSSSPVPSSPNSSSSESGCNGRSSEGSDGAPKSDRLEETIKTNQSSVAGLTKGHNGVTKFNGMVLLCKVCGDVASGFHYGVHACEGCKGFFRRSIQQNIQYKKCLKNNNCSIMRMNRNRCQQCRFKKCLSVGMSRDAVRFGRIPKREKQRMLIEMQSAMKTMMNSQFSGHLPNEALTELQDQAPQEDLSSKPKQERETIKSPSPPPGTDMAKEEVIGMVTRAHKDTFMYNQEQSQNPAEMMQSQTGERVSKNTEQYILSSEHRVSGLSGPQYPESEQHLAGGQYKGRSAVHYPSGHTMCFTNGHCMNFTSGYTQQLCDRIPEDGFSPNKNATYSCSTGGRMHLVCPMSKTPHVDPNKSGHEVWEEFSLSFTPAVKEVVEFAKRIPGFRDLSQHDQVNLLKAGTFEVLMVRFASLFDAKERTVTFLSGKKYSVDDLHSMGAGDLLNSMFEFSEKLNALQLSDEEMSLFTAVVLVSADRSGIENVNSVEALQETLIRALRTLIMKNHPNEASIFTKLLLKLPDLRSLNNMHSEELLAFKVHP is encoded by the exons ATGGCTGGGTCTGGTGTGCTGGGTCATGGCGTGGCTCACATGGCAGCGGTGCATGTCTGCTTGTTATGTCACTAcgtgctgcctttttttcttgccttaGGGGGTGTGATAGCTTACATCAGCTCTTCAAGCTCGGCATCTAGCCCAGCCTCATGTCACAGCGAGAGCTCAGACAGCGGTTTCCAGTCATCCTCTTCTCCTGTACCATCTTCTCCAAACAGCTCCTCTTCAGAGAGTGGCTGCAACGGCCGGAGCAGCGAGGGCTCTGATGGGGCACCGAAGAGTGATCGGCTGGAGGAGACTATTAAAACAAACCAGTCGAGTGTTGCTGGTTTGACAAAAGGCCATAATGGAGTCACAA AATTTAATGGCATGGTTCTTCTTTGTAAAGTCTGTGGAGATGTCGCTTCAGGATTTCATTATGGTGTTCATGCCTGTGAAGGCTGCAAG ggttttttcagAAGGAGCATTCAGCAAAACATCCAGTATAAGAAGTGCTTGAAGAATAACAACTGCTCTATAATGAGAATGAATAGGAACAGATGCCAGCAGTGTCGTTTCAAAAAATGCCTGTCAGTTGGGATGTCAAGAGATG CTGTTCGATTTGGTCGCATTCCCAAAcgtgaaaaacagaggatgctGATTGAAATGCAGAGTGCCATGAAAACTATGATGAACAGTCAGTTCAGCGGTCACTTACCCAATGAAGCATTAACAGAACTTCAAGATCAAGCACCTCAAGAAGACCTTTCCTCCAAGCCCAAACAAGAGCGGGAGACCATCAAAAGCCCTTCTCCCCCTCCTGGCACTGACATGGCTAAGGAAGAAGTGATTGGTATGGTCACTAGGGCCCACAAAGACACTTTCATGTACAACCAAGAACAGTCCCAAAACCCAGCAGAGATGATGCAGTCCCAGACTGGGGAGAGAGTGTCAAAGAACACTGAGCAGTACATCTTGAGCAGCGAGCACCGTGTTAGTGGGCTCAGTGGTCCTCAGTACCCTGAAAGTGAGCAGCACCTTGCTGGTGGACAGTACAAAGGGAGAAGCGCAGTGCATTATCCAAGTGGGCACACCATGTGTTTTACAAACGGCCACTGTATGAACTTCACGAGTGGTTATACTCAGCAGCTGTGTGATAGGATCCCAGAAGACGGCTTTTCTCCAAACAAGAATGCCACTTATTCTTGCAGCACTGGAGGAAGAATGCATCTG GTCTGCCCAATGAGTAAGACTCCCCATGTGGACCCAAACAAGTCTGGCCATGAAGTCTGGGAAGAGTTTTCCCTGAGTTTTACCCCTGCGGTGAAGGAAGTGGTGGAGTTTGCCAAGCGCATCCCAGGTTTCCGAGATCTCTCCCAACATGACCAGGTTAATCTTCTGAAGGCTGGGACCTTTGAG GTTTTAATGGTACGGTTTGCGTCTTTGTTTGATGCAAAGGAACGTACCGTCACCTTCCTGAGTGGAAAGAAGTACAGTGTGGACGACTTGCATTCAATGGGAGCTGGTGATCTGCTCAACTCAATGTTTGAATTTAGTGAAAAACTAAATGCCCTGCAACTTAGTGATGAGGAAATGAGTTTGTTTACAGCGGTTGTCCTGGTATCTGCCG ATCGCTCCGGAATAGAAAATGTCAATTCTGTGGAGGCACTTCAGGAAACACTAATCCGTGCATTAAGGACCTTAATCATGAAAAATCACCCAAATGAAGCCTCTATTTTCACAAAACTTCTTTTGAAATTACCTGACTTGCGTTCCTTAAACAACATGCACTCTGAAGAACTCTTGGCCTTTAAAGTTCACCCATAG